Genomic DNA from Vibrio vulnificus CMCP6:
CTGCGTCCATACCGCTCTCTTGACGGGCAAGTGACATCAACATGATAGGATCAATATCGTGCTTCTCAGCATAGAAGTTGAACCACCAGCGATGCGCCACCGGAAAACGAATTTCCATGTTGTCCCACATTTGCGCCGCAATGCTGGCGGTCACCGTCAAATGATACCAACGCTTAGAGGCCGCATAGACCGCAAGCATGCCTTGAGTTTGTTCGTCACTGCGAGATAACAGGTATTGCCACTCGCTTTTTGCCGCGGCAATTTTGTCTAGCGCAATCAATTCTTCGATACGCGCTAATGAACGACGATAAGGTTCAACCAAGCTGCTATCCAACTTCAATGTGGAGGTAGGATAATTAATAGACTGCCCGATCTCTTTCGCTGCCGCGACACTATAAAAATTACGTTGGCCAACCAGTTTACTCAGTCGCAGCTTCCCTTGGGTTGCTTTGCCCATTTCAATTTCACTGCGCCCCAACCAATATTGCCAACGCAATGAGTTTCGATGTTCATCATCCAACTGAGCAACCCAGCTTTGCACGCCTTTCCAATCCGCCTGTTGTAACGCAAGACGAATTCGGCGCTCAATGAGGTTTTGCTTATGTGATTTTTTCAGCACTGCATCACGCCACTGAGCCAGCGCTTCCGATTCGGTATTAATCAAACGGAAAGCCAAATATTCGGCCGATTCCTGAGCCTGTACCGATGAAAACTTTTGAGCTTTGATGACCTGTGCGTACTGCTCTTGAGCACGTTTGATATCTTTACGTGCCAGTTTCTCTAGTGCTAGCTCAGTTTGCTTACGATAAAATTCATTGGCTTTATGCTGCTTGGCAAACTCCAACACCGACTCAGGACGATTGAACAGCGCTTTCATCTCTTGGGCTTGCTTTTTCGCTTGGCTACTTTTCGGCAATTTCAGCAAATAAGTCATTAACTTGCTGTTTTTCTGCTCAAACGCAAGCAACATACGTTGCAAAATCAGGTTGTCGGTTCGTCCTCCCGCCTGCTCCCAAACCGTAAACAAATGATCACACTC
This window encodes:
- the sltY gene encoding murein transglycosylase gives rise to the protein MTRMNLKNIGRESATKWLMAALCGVAMNVSAADVVTLEKQRALYEQAQKLLDDKNDEAYVQVRSQLDDYALTPYLDYRFFLAQLSKKSPTEVEQFITQSRDYPFSQRIRAPYLDALYRQQAWSEVVSFQQQEPRGESYQCIYYYAQYNQGQKKLAYQGAEQLWLSGLEIADECDHLFTVWEQAGGRTDNLILQRMLLAFEQKNSKLMTYLLKLPKSSQAKKQAQEMKALFNRPESVLEFAKQHKANEFYRKQTELALEKLARKDIKRAQEQYAQVIKAQKFSSVQAQESAEYLAFRLINTESEALAQWRDAVLKKSHKQNLIERRIRLALQQADWKGVQSWVAQLDDEHRNSLRWQYWLGRSEIEMGKATQGKLRLSKLVGQRNFYSVAAAKEIGQSINYPTSTLKLDSSLVEPYRRSLARIEELIALDKIAAAKSEWQYLLSRSDEQTQGMLAVYAASKRWYHLTVTASIAAQMWDNMEIRFPVAHRWWFNFYAEKHDIDPIMLMSLARQESGMDAEATSPVGARGIMQIMPSTAKYTAKKYQLSYEGSDDLYQVGKNIEIGSHYLNGLLEQYDNNRIFAFAAYNAGPHRVKSWRERTGGKLDAYAFIEAIPFKETRGYVQNILMFETYYRDILGVDGAFLNQHELETKY